TTTTTTAAATATAGTTACATTCTATTACTTTAAGGATAGAGAAGCAGACTTTGAATTTAGACATGATGGACAGGTATACTCAAGTAATACAATAAATACAGAGATTATTTATCCTAAACCTAATGTACTAGAATCAGAAATAGAACGGTTCAAATCAATTGAAGCAATGAAAGAATTTAAAACGTCAGATATTTTCAAAGAAGCTAATAAATTAGTCTTGAGACCACGAAATTCTCTTACTTCTTGCTACTTAAGAGATAATAAATGGCCTTGTGATTTCGGTAAAACTTCGGGATTATTTGAGCGCTCGATTAAGGAAAATATAGTAAAAAAAAGTAAATATAGAAAATGATGAAAATAATTTAGTAAATATTATAAGAAACAATCGTAATAATATAGAAAATGGAACAAAAATATCAGTTGATATTGGAAATTCGAATTTAAACAGTATTATTAATGAAACAATTGATACATTGGTTTACTTTCCGTACACTGAATCAGAGATAAAAGAAGTAGTCAAAAATATTGTTGAGTTTAATAAAATTAATGATAGTAATGTATCAGAATTGCTTTATATAGGAATGAAAGACTCTATGGGGGTAGAAAGCTATGGATATGTTCCGTTTAATATCATAGAAGAAATTATGGAAAAGAAAAGGAAAGAAATTAAAGAGAGTAATGATAAAAATCTTTCCAGTGAACTACAGCAAATGATAGATAAAAAGTACACTTGGAAATTATTTTTAGATTTAAGTCGTTACCCTAAAAAAGTATTTGAGTTTTCAGAGATAAAAAATATCTTTATTCAATATATATTACCTTATCAATTTTTATATAGATCCAAAGAGTATAGAATTTATGTTCCGACTTTCTTAGAGATTTTTGGTCCAGAGTGAATATAAATTATTGTGGACAAGCGTCCACTTTTTTTTATATACTAAACTCAACCTAAAAGGTTTAGTTAGTTTGTAGGTTGTACTTAAAGGAGGTACCATTCTTTGGATGAATTGTATACAAGAGTAAGCAGTGCAACAAAACAGGAGTTATATCAGTATATGAAGGATGACGATATTTCATTATTAGGTTATAATTTCACTTATTTTTTTCAATATTGCATTGAAGAGAATCAAATCCAAGTGATTAGCCACCACTTTTCTAATCACAAGATAGAAGGCTTGACAGTAGTTGATGAATTGGGAATCAGTTTTTCTTATGAGATAGATAATCCAAAGGTAAAACAGAATTTTACCTTATGTCATGAGTTAGGACATTTTATTCTTAAACATGATGGAAATTATTTTGCAGAATCAATTGATAATCAAGAGAACTTGCTAGAGCGAGAAGCGAATATTTTTTCCGCTGTAGTGCTAATGCCTGATATTGTTCTTCTATCAAAAATCTACTATAACTACGAGACTTTTCAACGAGTACAAAATAGTCTCGAAGTTTCAAAACAGGCTTTGTTTTTTCGTCTTTTGGACTTTCTACGGGAATATTATCCTGACAAAGATAGTGAAGTCAAACAAGCAGTTGAGGCCTATATTGAAGGGAAAAACGCTTCTATTTTTCGTTTGTTTCATGATATTAGAGAAAAAATTATAGAGGAGTTCCATCAGTTTCAACCTTCCCTTATTAATCAGGTTAAGCAGAGAGTGAGTAAAGTAGGTTTTACAACGAGTCTAGAATACCCAGATCTCTTGATTCAAGATAACTGGAAAGCAATAAAAGCAAGCAGTATCAATTTAAAAACGTGGCTTGTTTATAACAAAGGAAAGTCTATTGCCTATGTCTGGGATAAAGAAAAATTCTCAGATGAAGAGGCAAGAAAAAAGGCAGAATTACAGTTACTATTAATGTGAGGTGAAATATGTATCAACCAGAAAAACTAAAAGCTCGTAGAAAAGAGCTAAAAATGACTCAAAAAGATATAGCGGATCAATTAGGAATCAGCTATCAAGCCTATTCTGCATGGGAACGAGGCGTAAAAGCACCATCCAAAGATAAAGTAAATCAGCTAGAACAAATACTCAGAGTACCAAAAGGCTATTTTACAGAAATTGAGATTGTTCGTCTGTATAATACATTGTCGAATAGAGGTAAAAATCAAGTAGTAGAATATGCACGTGACTTGGTACAAAAAGAGACAACTCAAAAAGTGATATCAGTTTCAGAAAATCTCTATGAGTACCATGTTTACGAAAAAATGTCTGCTGGTATTGGTGCATCAGTTTATGATGATAGGGATTATGATATTGTCTACTTTGATGAAGAATTAGCTCATGATTTTGCCTCTTGGGTATCTGGGGATTCCATGGAACCCAAATATCATAATGGTTCAGTAGCTCTTATCCGTGAGACAGGTTTTGATTATGATGGGGCAGTCTATGCTGTAGTATGTAATAACCAAACCTATATTAAACGAGTTTACCGTGAAGAAAATGGTTTGCGATTAGTTTCTATTAATCCAAAGTACAGGGCTATCTTTCTCCCATATGATGAAGACCCACGAGTAGTAGGAATCATTGTTGGGAATTTCATACCATTGAAAGAAAGGAGAAGCAAGCGATAAACTACTAAAACAGATATTTTAGATAAAAGTACTCTCAAGTATATCAAGGTATTTGATGGAAAATAGTTTGGGTTCCATAGTCAAACTAAGGAAATTGTCTTTTTTTGAACTAAAGTTTAGTGTAAAAAGTGTATACTAAACCAACACCGTATCTGGTGATTTTTTTGCTAAGGCGTTACAATAATATGGCATAAACGATTTTACCGATTTTGGGTAGAAGTATAATCGTAAAGTTTGTTATGCGTTATGAGGTAATACATTGTTCTAATGAGACGATGTATAGAGGCAATCGTGTGTGGTTTGGTTGAAGTCACTTGCGATTGTCTTTTCCATTTTAGTTTTACCTTAATTCGCTTGTTGTAATAATCAATATGGTCTACAATAGTTTGTTTCAATTGGTTAATTGACTTAAACATCTTCTCATAACCATAAAACATTGCCGATTTCAAAATACCAAAGAAGGATTCCATTATACCCTTTTATGTACTAATCCCTTTACGTGACATGTATAATTGGCTCTTTTTATCCCTTGAACATATAATTTAAGTACCTTGAATATACAATATAAGTGCACAATAAAAACTCATAAGATTTTCTAGTAAAATAGAATTGAACGAACTAATTAAATTACTTTTAGAAGAATGTCGAAAGGAAATTCTGTTACCAAATCTCGGACAATTTCCATTTTTCTTTTTGTTCTTTGGAGCACTCTCAACTTTTTTAGAACAGCATTCTCCGCTCTCAAGTACTCATTTTCTGCTTGAAGACGTTCTAATTCTGTCATCTTTTTTCGTTTTTTTCTTTGGTTTACATCCTATTTTAGGTGGTTTCCTTCTTATTTTTTCGACAATAGTATACTCGTTTTTCTTATATTGTATTATCCAATTTGGAAGTCATCTACTATTAGGATAGCATAATCTAGAGATACACTTCTTTGTGAACGACCTTCAAGCAGAAGTTTATCAATGATTTTTTATTTTAATTCAGGAGAATAGTAATGATTCCTTCCTTTTTGACGGCCCTTATTCCATAACGGTCAATTAATCTCACCATGTACTTTAGATCAGAAACATCTACTCCAAAATGATTCGAAAATCGCTTAAAGCTTTCCCCTTCCTTTCTAAGTTTATAGATCTGACAGTTGTCCTTATAAGTCAATTTCATAAAAAAAAACACCCCAAAAGTTAGACAGAAAAAAATCTAATTTTTGGGGTTCAGTTCAATGATAGAGAAAGAGATTAATTTATTTTCACAAACAAAACATAGTTCAAGTAATCTCCAAACTCTTATTTATCCATTTTTATGCGAGGCCTTTTCACCTATTAAATTGGTGCTATTACTAAAAAAAGCAACGAAATTCTAATTCTGAACTAATTCTGAACTTAATATAATATATTAAGTATGTTCGATAGAACAAATAAATTATTAAGGAGGTACTCAAATGAGTACAAAAGATTTTAACTTGGACTTGGTAGAAGTCTCAAAAAGCAATACCGGGGCTTCAGCTCGTATTACTAGCTATTCACTTTGTACACCAGGATGCATTACTGGTGTACTTATGGGATGTCACATCCAAAGTATTGGATGTAATGTTCATGTCCATGTCAGTAAATAGCGTAATAATAATTTAGAAAATATTATAGTCTTATTAAGAGAGTTTCACCACTGAAATATTAAAGGTAAATATAAGATGTCCGTTAGCCACATAATTCATTATTGTGTGAAAATAATGAATTATGACAAACGACAAAATCTTAATCTACGAGCCTTATATACTATAAGAACAAACAAATTATTAAGGAGGTGCTCAAATGAGTACAAAAGATTTTAACTTGGATTTGGTAGAAGTCTCAAAAAGCAATACCGGGGCTTCAGCTCGTATTACTAGCTATTCACTTTGTACACCAGGATGCATTACTGGTGTACTTATGGGATGTCACATCCAAAGTATTGGATGTAATGTTCATGTCCATGTCAGTAAATAGCGTAATAATAGTTTAGAAAACATTCTAGTCTTATTAAGAGAGTTTCATCGCTGAAGTATTAAAGGTAAACATAAGTCCTCATTGTGTATAAATAATAGAAGATCAAGAAATAAGGAATTCTGTATATTATCTTACAAATATTTATTAATATAAAGTTACTACACACGCACTATGGTAACAGATTAGTACTTAATTAGCAAGTATTCTGTACTATACTGATAAATTATTAAGGAGGTGCTTAAATGGCTACAAAAGATTTTAATTTAGACTTGGTAGAAGTCTCAAAAAGCAATAATGGAGCTTCAACTCGAATTACTAGTCATTCATTTTGCTCACAAGCTTGTAAGACTTATAAGATTTTAGGATGTAATTTACTAACACACGGATGTAGGTTTCCTAGGTAGGAAGACGCTGAAATATTTTGTTGGATAGTGCATTTTTACACTATCCTATTTTTATAAGTTACTGGAAATAGGTATTTAATAATTTATAAAAGTAATAAAGGAGTCATTATTTTGATTAATTCATTTGAAGCTAGAGATTTTTTAGTTAGAAATACATATTGTTCATATAAAAATGAAGAATTTATATCGTACCAACAATTAGTTGAAAACTGTTTATTAGATCAGGTGTTCTTAGAACAGTTAGCCTTAGCTAATCCTAAGCTATTCGAGACGTTAAAAAGATATAGTTTTGGCAATCTAAAAAAGAAGAGAGAAAAAAGTTTATTTTCGTCTATTTTTAAGTACTATAAGAGGAGTTTTCAACGCTCAACGCCATTTGGTTTATTCAGTGAAACTTCAATTGGAAAATTTGCTGAAGAAGGACAAAGTAGCTTATCCTCTAATACTATTAAATGTGTTTCACTTGACAGTCAGTGGCTAATAGAACTTGTCTATAAATTAGAGAATGAATTTTATGAGTCACTTTCATTTAGTATTAATGGTTCGAACTTTGAATCAGGTGATCGTATTTTTCAACTTTATACAGTGAATAACACAGATTTAGAAGAAATTAATATCAAATTAACTAATGTTTATAAAATTATTGAAGAAGCTTGTAGAGATAAGTTCTGTAGTTATTCAGTTATCTTAGATAAAATTTTAAAAGAGTATGGACTTGA
Above is a window of Streptococcus salivarius DNA encoding:
- a CDS encoding helix-turn-helix domain-containing protein → MYQPEKLKARRKELKMTQKDIADQLGISYQAYSAWERGVKAPSKDKVNQLEQILRVPKGYFTEIEIVRLYNTLSNRGKNQVVEYARDLVQKETTQKVISVSENLYEYHVYEKMSAGIGASVYDDRDYDIVYFDEELAHDFASWVSGDSMEPKYHNGSVALIRETGFDYDGAVYAVVCNNQTYIKRVYREENGLRLVSINPKYRAIFLPYDEDPRVVGIIVGNFIPLKERRSKR
- a CDS encoding gallidermin/nisin family lantibiotic, which gives rise to MSTKDFNLDLVEVSKSNTGASARITSYSLCTPGCITGVLMGCHIQSIGCNVHVHVSK
- a CDS encoding gallidermin/nisin family lantibiotic, which gives rise to MSTKDFNLDLVEVSKSNTGASARITSYSLCTPGCITGVLMGCHIQSIGCNVHVHVSK
- a CDS encoding gallidermin/nisin family lantibiotic; amino-acid sequence: MATKDFNLDLVEVSKSNNGASTRITSHSFCSQACKTYKILGCNLLTHGCRFPR
- a CDS encoding ImmA/IrrE family metallo-endopeptidase: MDELYTRVSSATKQELYQYMKDDDISLLGYNFTYFFQYCIEENQIQVISHHFSNHKIEGLTVVDELGISFSYEIDNPKVKQNFTLCHELGHFILKHDGNYFAESIDNQENLLEREANIFSAVVLMPDIVLLSKIYYNYETFQRVQNSLEVSKQALFFRLLDFLREYYPDKDSEVKQAVEAYIEGKNASIFRLFHDIREKIIEEFHQFQPSLINQVKQRVSKVGFTTSLEYPDLLIQDNWKAIKASSINLKTWLVYNKGKSIAYVWDKEKFSDEEARKKAELQLLLM